The following proteins come from a genomic window of Hymenobacter canadensis:
- a CDS encoding DUF481 domain-containing protein — protein MRFIFLFFLLATLLPAPRAWAQNQQQPDTTLIVYNTQLTGAYSRGGVNRTLLSTTQNLTFTRGQHFGLPLTGSFIFGRQDKRLKERELLLNATPYYYKGRFRAYALGGFEQSNLRGITSRTQLGAGPGWAFYSDTLGREVSVSNLVIREQTNFLDGRRQVTARNSARLKVAWSVRILTLNSTTFYQPSLADFGNYRFSNLTTAALKLTRQLAVSLSYNYSFESEFSEGRVPENTNVTVGLAYSTRR, from the coding sequence ATGCGCTTCATTTTCCTGTTTTTCCTGCTTGCCACGCTGCTTCCGGCACCTCGGGCATGGGCCCAGAATCAGCAGCAGCCCGACACCACGCTCATCGTCTACAATACCCAGCTGACGGGCGCCTACAGCCGGGGCGGCGTGAACCGCACGCTGCTGTCTACCACCCAAAACCTCACATTCACGCGCGGCCAGCACTTTGGCTTACCCCTCACGGGCAGCTTCATCTTTGGCCGGCAGGATAAACGGCTGAAAGAGCGGGAGCTGCTGCTCAATGCCACACCCTACTACTATAAAGGCCGGTTCCGGGCCTACGCCCTCGGCGGGTTCGAGCAAAGCAACCTGCGCGGCATCACCAGCCGGACGCAGCTGGGCGCCGGCCCCGGCTGGGCCTTCTATTCCGATACGCTGGGCCGCGAAGTATCGGTCAGTAACCTCGTTATCCGGGAGCAAACCAACTTTCTAGATGGCCGCCGTCAGGTGACGGCCCGCAACTCGGCCCGCCTGAAAGTGGCCTGGTCGGTGCGGATCCTCACGCTAAACTCCACCACGTTCTACCAACCTTCGCTGGCTGATTTCGGCAACTACCGCTTCAGCAACCTCACCACCGCTGCCCTCAAGCTCACGCGCCAGCTGGCCGTCAGCCTCTCCTATAATTACTCCTTCGAAAGTGAATTCAGCGAGGGCCGGGTACCGGAAAACACCAACGTCACGGTAGGCCTGGCGTACAGCACGCGGAGGTAA
- a CDS encoding RNA polymerase sigma factor — MEDQDILRKFADPASRNVAFNQLVRKYQTKVYWHVRKMVIDHDDADDLTQDVFVKVWKHLENFRQDASLYTWIYRIATNECLNFLQSKRRKFFLPIHDVAAELTAKVEADPGLAGDEIELRLQKAILTLPDKQRLVFNLRYYDEMPYEQMAEVTGTSVGALKASYHHAAKKIEAYITNAE, encoded by the coding sequence TTGGAAGACCAGGACATCCTCCGCAAGTTCGCAGACCCGGCCTCCCGCAACGTGGCCTTCAACCAGCTGGTGCGCAAGTACCAGACCAAGGTGTATTGGCACGTGCGCAAGATGGTTATCGACCACGACGACGCCGACGACCTCACCCAGGACGTGTTTGTGAAAGTGTGGAAGCACCTGGAGAACTTCCGGCAGGACGCCTCGCTCTACACCTGGATTTACCGCATTGCCACCAACGAGTGCCTGAACTTCCTGCAAAGCAAGCGCCGCAAGTTCTTTCTGCCCATCCATGATGTGGCGGCCGAACTCACGGCCAAAGTAGAGGCCGACCCCGGCCTGGCCGGCGACGAAATCGAGCTGCGCCTGCAGAAAGCCATCCTCACGCTCCCCGACAAGCAGCGCCTCGTGTTCAACCTGCGCTACTACGACGAAATGCCCTACGAGCAGATGGCCGAAGTCACCGGCACCAGCGTAGGCGCCCTGAAAGCCTCCTACCACCACGCCGCCAAGAAAATCGAAGCCTACATCACGAATGCTGAATGA